The Centroberyx gerrardi isolate f3 chromosome 8, fCenGer3.hap1.cur.20231027, whole genome shotgun sequence genomic sequence tgtttctgtgtgatTCTCAGGATTCACAAGGAAAAACAAGAAGTAAACAAGGCTGGAActcattacatttactcactttACTGTgactgagtagcttttttgtgtacttgtaagtttttggagtattttttaaagtcagcagtggtggagactcgagtcacatgacttggactcgagtcatagttttaattgctttagacttgacttgatgcatgaagagaagacttgagacttgacttgacttgggttctggtgacttgggacttgactctgacttgtactttgatgacttgaaaaggtttctaaagtcttgacttgagatcttgtgtttgtgtaaatgacttagattgaaagtgatgagatttgttccagcggacgactgaatttaaattctgttttctgaatttgtatggaatgattgaatttattgaagttgaaactgattatagaaatcaaactcatgatgctcttaccaagtttttatcctattaaaaccatattgcattgaaaagtcctagatatttagttttctttaagatattaaattgatactggactcttgacttgttctgacttgacttgctggtctacatttagacttgagacttgacttgagacttgagcctcaagccttgagactgacttgggacttgagcaaagttgacttggtcacacctctgaaaGTCAATAATTTGACTTTTACCTAAATACAATACCTGaagttttgtccttcagtccattttaaatccatccatcacagaacagattgtgtctccatcagcaacagaaactggatcaacgtaaactgacaaactgtggatccattcacagtgagaagaggaatctgacttatGATTTatgactttattttgtaatttctaatgtttccagttaacagaatctagtttgaactctgtcctctctccttttagaatcacatgtcCGTGTGTTTTTGGACGAGCGCTACATTGATGTACTGGTCTGatattttatgaaatatcagatatcgtccAGTCGTCCAGCTCTGATGTAACGAGgatcctcctgaccacagccacagaaaaacagatcagattttctttgcacgttttatttattcatttcagtgCTTATTTAGtgattatgtatatatacagtacatatacaaaTATGGAtacgcatttattattattgtttgcatttatttgcatttttgcactgtctctatagttttatattatgtacatgacctttattttttatcttattacctcttctctttattatcttctgtacttatttttccctggtactgttctgccagttgctgctgtggcaaattatatcttatcttattttatcttatcttatttagTGTTATTTAGTGTTTCAGCAGAGAGTTTTTTGAGTTACATGATaaaataaatgctttttcagaataaaattcagggggaaacactgaatacttgcatttttggcatgaaaattatacattttaaagGTATTGAATGTCAACCAGTGGAACCCGAACTTGGACCAACCTGAAAAACTGCCACTGGTTCTAACAGCAGATCTCAGCAGTCCCTGTCCTGTTTTAATTTATTCTGCTCTCTATGAAATCATTTTGAGACgacatgaaaatgtaaaagcacaaaaacaatTTATGTCAAAGTGAAACAAAGTAAATCAAGTCGGTGAATGAAGCTTCCAGACTAGACTCCAATACAGAAAAGTGAATGTCTGCATGTTAGTCTGCATCAATACCAACAAGTCACAgagtcattgtgtgtgtgtgtgtgtgtgtgtgtgtgtgtgtgtgtgtgtgtgtgtttcacacaGTCGAACACCTGAATAGAACAGTAAGAGCTTCTCttagactgttttttttttttttttacagtttattattattatttatgttttttctgagGGGCAAAAAGTCACTTTTGCTGCtttaaactgtaaactgtaaacactgtCAGTATTACGTAAAACTAtaaaaggggtgtgtgtgtgtgtgtgtgtgtgtgtgtgtgttaactccACGTGGTTCTGTTCTTGGCGTTCTTTCAGTGGTTTGGCttccatctccttctctgtaACAAGAcgggtcaagtcaagtcagatcaGATTTATTTCTATTGCCCTTCCTCTTACTGCccagatctaactgatcaacagtcCGTCACATAACAAACTGATGTAATACAGTCtgcaacaaaatgaaacacacgTTGTTACCAACGTGTTATGTTGTAGCACGTTGTTTGtgcatgttgtgtttgtgcacgttgtttgttggtttttaatattaaaactTTGTCAGTTGTTTTgcaagagtagctgaattttttttaattcctttgGTTATTTTTGATTCATGTTCATTGGTGGAGCTTCAAGGTTCCTGCAGATTATTCACTCTTTGTACCTTTCAGCTGGCAGACATCACACTGCACACCTGAAAACAGTGGAAGAAACAAATTACTTTTACTCACAttgctgtaattgagtagcttttttgtgtacttgtacttctTTGAGTCATTTTTGCAGTCAGTAATTGTACTTGTAGATAAGTACATTACTGAAGTATTGTCCTtcactccattttaaatcccatccatcacagaacagattgtgtctctccatcagcaacagaaactgtcACTGTCTGCTCTAATTCCTCCAGTAGTGAACATTGTTGCTGCTAAACAGTTCAAAAGCCACTAgataagagaagaagaactaTTTCCTGTTTCAGACGAACGGCCTCATTCTCTGACAATACACTGATGACCTGATTTTTATTTCAGGCAACTCTGTGGAATAAGTCTGTTCTGCAGTcacttattttacattttattttacagatCATTGTAACTTTTTTTAGGGAAAgtgttatagtagtagtagtaatagtaatagcagtagtggtaTTACTTTATTAGTATGCACAATTTCCCCACTGGCATCATTAAAATTTCATATTCTAAAatttttaaaaactaaaaaaaaaaaaaaaaaaagtttcatatatTCTAAtctatcattattgttattggtTGTAGTggttagtagtagtggtagtatgaTTATTTgcatcagtattattattattcaaggtggctgcagtttatttattttatttgtttgtttatttattttgtctggTGGATATTTTGGTCATCTCGTGGCTCATGCTCTGCCCAAACGAGACATAACCAGAGACATAACCTCATAAACTACAgtctgaaagagaggaggaacaagATTGGGCAATCATTCACAGACTGGACGAAAGGGAGGACAGGATTGGTTGATTATTCACTGTTCTTTACGCAAGAAGAAGGCGGGACTAGGGCGAGCCCATCAATGGGCTACTTATCCGATTGGCTGGTAGTAAATTGACGTCAGCGTGGTATGCGGGAGCAAACTGCAAGAGCCAATGACGCAAACCGGTTCCTGGAAGGGAGTGGTTTCTTCACAGTTTTCTAGCCGGACTCACTTCCTTACCGGCATTTCAGTGTTAGCTCTCGAAGAGAAGGGAGTGCggtttactatttatttatttattctcgTTTTTATTAATTTGGGAGCTAAACATGCTCGGATTGTGCCTTTACGTGCCCGTTCCCAACTCAGACCCGATTGAAGTCGAGTACTTCGAGTCCAACGGCCTGCCGTCGGAGCTGAAGTCTCTCTTCAAGCTGAGCGTCTTCCTGCCGTCCCAGGAGTTTTCTACCTACCGCAGATGGCGAAAGGTAAAATAAACCCAACGGCAACTTTTAAACGCCTTTCGCTGCACTTGCTTATGTGTAGTGTCTCTGTGTTTACAAGTAACTGTTTTATGATTCCTGTTACTTTGTACTTGAGCCGGTGTGTTTCGGATAGTAAAAGCCTTACGACTAGGCCTCGCAGCTGTCCCGCTTCACCGGCTGCTTCTCCACGCCGCTCGGTAGCCGGTGGCTCAAATAGCTAACAAATACTTTAAACTGAGCATAATGCTAACTTCACCTTGTTTTTAAAGCCGGAGTTCCTATAGGGGATTTGTTTGCAGACttgattttcattcattcactacCATTATAATGCTTTTTATAGACTTGAATGAACTGGCGCGGTCTTTTGCTGCATTAAAGGGCAATGCCACCCATTTAAAGAGTGGTGCACTGACTTAATCACCCatgagattttttatttttttgtgagtTCTTGCACCCAAATGAGGTTTATATTCTGGTGCATacctgttagcaatgctagaatgtatattttattttggtgtGACGGCTCAATTCAGCATCTAAGTCACtgtcccattcattgtcaatggagcagctgctgGTTTTACATCCCAGTGGCATTGCAAAGTCAAGGCCAAAGTCTCTCTAGCTTTAGGAAACAACTGTGCAAGTTCACAAACACTGAGTGAACTGTCCTGCGGTACAGAAATGacatatgtgaattcttaaaatgagtGGAATTCCCCCTTTTAACCTTGCTCTAAGCTGCAGGGATGCACTTGGTCAGGTTGGTTTGCatgagcagcagaggagagaaggaaatgtCCTGAGGAGTACAGTTACTGTGTGACTGTCATGCCTGCAGGCGGCGGGTCAGGTATCATCACGGAGCAGGTTGACAGACTGCCAGTGTCCCCGTCCTAATTTAGAGCAGGTAGTTTGAGCTTAGACGGGATTAAAGATGTTGGCAGGTCGGCCAGTGCTGGGGGTTAAAGATAGACCCGGGTGTCTACTAACTAGCTAATACCCCCGGTCCTGGAGACTCAGACGTCATCGATCTCAGATGTTAAAGGATGCCAAGAGCACCGCGGCTTGGCAAGTGGGTCATGCAGGCCTGTGGGGTCAAGAAACGCAAGCCCAGGACATTGATATATCTCTGGAGTCACATTCAAGACTCTAGGATCTTATTTGTAAACTATCTTGGTTATATTTATGCCCAGAAGGCTTTGCGGTTCATTTGAAATCCCCCAATAAGTTCATGTCAGTTAATGTTGTGTGAAAGACGACAAAGCAAGGGTTAGCCAAGGTCAGACATCTGGCTTTTAGATCTGAATTTCAGACATAGTGTTCATTTCAGAACTGGTCGTACTGGTTTTCTAAGTGACAGTACTAAATTGGTTTGCAGTACAGACGATAAGTCATCTAATAATTTGGCCTCTCTGCATACCACTGTTTGCTTGCATAAGGCTAAAAGCTCAAAAACAAGGCTGTGAGGTTCTGTCATTTTTACGTTCTTaaaaatattggatattggccaATTACCATATCACTGCTGATATGGTAAtttctccctgaccacagctacataaaaaatcagtaaaacctgcaatgaaattgtattttctttgcacattaccattttaattgtttaaaaaataaatgttatttggAAATTGTTAGTTTTGAAGGcctaatgtctcccagagtttctctaccactgaatagctgtggtgggtcactctgctttaaagagctgctgacactaaaataatttcatcagtctgggttttagtgtcccatgatggtctgaatgctgtttcagaccCTGACAATAAAATCCTGGGCAAAGCACTGAATACTGAATTTTGGcctgaaaacaaacaatgaaCACAATAATATACATCAATATAATTTTCACAGCAAGAATACCATTGTCTCACAaccctcttttttttgtttcttgcaGAAAACtttgaaaagggaagagaaaggccCAGATGGACAACTGGACATTGAGGAATTTGTTCACTATCTGCAAGATTATGAGAAAGACCTGAAACTCGTAGTTAAGACCCTCGACAGGAAGAATGCAGGTATGATACCGCTGTCACTGCAACCTGTTTGGTTTGAaacttgttgttgttgcagatATGTAGATGCAGTGTCAGCTGTCTTGACTTTCTTCAGCTCAGAATTTATTTGTCTTGTgactcttgtttttgtttgttttctctttaagGCCGCATTGATTCTAAGGAGTTCATGCAGTCTCTTCGGGACCTTGGTGTGCACATTTCCCAGCAGCATGCAGAAAAAGTCCTTAACAGgtaattttcattttctttatcaGGGAGGAAGagtcaattttgtcattcttcCAACACGGTGGCACATCTCTTTTTAACCGCACATTCAGTGACAGGCCTCTGTTGaccacatttcattcattcatgacgaTCTTGATTGTTGGCTTATGggactttattttttgtttttgtttttttttacaaagcatgGATAAGAACGGAACGATGACGATCAGCTGGAACGAATGGAGCAACTACCCGATGGTGGAGAAGACGGAGAGCATTCCTGAGATCATCCTCTACTGGAAACACTCCACGGTGAGCTAAGGGAACACGACGACAAAATCTTATCAGTTTTTCCATATATTCAGTAATGGCCACTGTCAGGCAAAATTAGGAAATTAAAATGGCTGGCTATAATCTGGCCAAATTTCCCACTAATGCACAATCCTAAGTACCCAGAGGTTGTAATTAGCTTTGCAACCTGCGCCAGAATCACATCATAGACTTGAATCTTTAGTTTGGCGTCATTTAACAGGTCTAACATTGATCTCAGTAGCCAGAAAATCAAGTGTCTTTGATTTCCGACACGTTGCACACTGTTCTTGGTATCGGACATTAGTGTTACGTAAATTTTCCGATGCCCTATTTTCTCCCCGTCTTAGCCTGAGAGCCGATAACGTATCGGTGCATCCGATAATGGTATCACTGCACCACTTAACAGTAACGACCTATTCATAGTGGTGGAAGTTCAGTGTCACGCCTTCTTCTGTCTGGAATAAACGGGTCGATTGAAATACAAATCCCCTTGAAAAGCTTTCGATCAGCACAGGTCGTGCGTCAGCAATTAAGCGCTATTAGGCTATGAAAGGTATTGGTCTCAGTCAGGGAGGATTATGCCGGAAGGATTTAGCAGTTTGTCTCGCTCTTATGTAAAAGCTGAATGGCAGTCAAAGCAGGCGGAGACTAACATTATATCTCAGAAGTCCCACAGGGGGACGGCGCGATCTTGGGcgccgtaaaaaaaaaaaataatttaaatgctGTGCTGTCTAATGAGTTGAGCGCCCTTGGCTCTAGATGGCCAAAGGCATTCACAGGCTGAACTGAGGCTAAGAATAGAGCGGCTAGGGATCCCTCACACACTAATGACAGCCAAACAAAGCCTGAGCAAAATGCCACATGGTATTTCATGAAACATTCGGTGCTGGGTCACTTGGGTTTGAGGGGAAATCTAATGTTTAAGGCCTTCTGTGTGAGGAAATTGCAGCAGGGCAGCAAAGAGGGGAAAGGTCACCGGGtcaatccccacaacagccGATCTGTCCCGCCACAGTGAGCTTGAGCAAGACACCCAACTTGCTTAAGTGTCAACTAAAAGCCAGAAATATAAAATGCTCTTGTtaaagttttctttttctgactatggggggggtggggggacagAGCTGCAGACTGACTCacaagtagggctgcacgatattggaaaaaacggACATtgcaataatttttttttttctgcgatatgaaaaaatacaggaattttcaccaaatgacttgaatagatttatcaagccttgcccctttttaagaaggtggccttgtgggtaacctgcgcgggtgacgtagtaggaagtgagtgtgtttttgtttttaggtttttagccgcagccagagtgagttgtaGGATGCCAAGTGAGgtaagttaccatagttagcaggaaaagagcttagagcactatgttcgctgctgtaccgaaataaagtgccagttctccactgcagagtcggtccggactcttagtaaaaagcttgttaccagctacgagccaggctaagctaaagtaggctagcacaacaccagaggcttcccaactacggttcggagccgcgaaagctggaaaggtaacatacgctactcttataacaaacccttaaatcggagtaaattatgttatatcagacagacttctcttgtagattagtcatggaaaatgagaaccgtgcgagttttcctttttgtatcaagcagcaaaaaagttgtagcatgacgtgtttgagttaatttgccttacttgacatcgcacgtcctgcgatttgactattgcgcatgcgcacatcgcgatgacgatgctgaaacgatatatcgtgcagccctactcaCAAGCACTCCACAAGGTCTAGATGGAGCCGGTTAAGCCATGTCTCGGGGGGCCCCCCTGGTCCTGACCTAGATCAGATTATTACAGTACGGCATGTCTCGTTACGGAGTCACGCCCCTCGGCCTTTGCTCACGGAACATCATCATAAAATTTGCATGGCTCGATTTACACAGCGGTAACAGTCCTCCGTGGTTTCATCCGATCAGATCAACTGGATCCCGAGCCACACCGCCGGACCTGAGAAAACAAACTGACATGTAACTTGAACAATAGTCACGTGACTTGACCTTTGCTTGGGAAAAGGAACCCACTGACGCAGGCTCTGTTCTAATCAAGACTGTTCTCACATGGCGCGAACAAGGAGCACATTGGTCACGTGCAGCACTGCACCCTTTTTGATATTTTGCCAACTAACTAGAGATGTTTGGAGCAGAATAGGACATCTAGCAGTTGAAGTGGCTGGTGGTGAGGGCAAAAGTCCACAAACGGACAGAATTGATCAGCATTGTCCACATGAAACCCATCCCTTCCAATTTATCTTGATATAAAAATGAATTCCCTCAATCCCAAAATTGTCCACTTGATTCAATGTGTGGTATCGGTCATCTTTGTCAAGCGTCCTCAGTGTTTAGTTGGGACATtaaacctttttttcttcactaGACAGTGGCTGAAGGGTTCAAAAATGTATCGTACACCAATATTTTTAGAGTTGAATGGGTCTTCCGAACAAGGGATAGTCACCAAACTGGCATGCATCTAACTCTTGGTTATCTCTGTGCTCCTTGCAGATATTTGACGTGGGTGAGAACCTGATGGTGCCTGATGAGTTCACTACAGAGGAGAAACTGACCGGGATGTGGTGGAGGCATCTGGTGGCAGGCGGAGGGGCCGGAGCGGTTTCCAGGACCTGCACCGCCCCCTTGGACAGAGTCAAAGTGATGATGCAGGTGAGAGAAGTCTTCAGAGACAAACCCCCTCCCATAAATCAACGTTAATCTGAAGCTTGAATAGCCAGTCGATTTGTACAGGGTTGCAACACAGAGATGGAAAAGTATGGAGAATGAATGTGAGAGTTTCCAGGCATTCAGGAGTTTGGGAATTGGACAGAAAGTTGTTGCTGCGGTCCAATACCCAAATAACTCTCCATTTTATTTATGAGCCCACTGTTATTCTTGTATTATTTGCTCTTGTGAAGAATAGTCTTCAGCCGGAGTGATATGGCCAAGTTGACGGTTGTTTTGCTGAGCCAAGATGGCATAcatcatataatataataaccaACCAATAATATATAACCAAAGTCTTCAAGTCCAGTTAATAAATAATCTGGAGAACGTCCAGAACTTGAAAATGTGAAGGAATGTGGCTTGTAGGCCATGACTGGGCTGCTGTAATAACTACAGGTGGCACAATCCCTGGCTCAAGATGAACGTGTTAGGTAACTCGCTCTTGAGCAATTTCTAATGGCCATAAACGGGTTAATGTGTACgggacagtgtgtgggagtgagGGGCCAGAGTCCAGGACATTCAAACCTAGTTCACCTTTCTAACCAATGACAGCTCGCAACCGGCCGGCACACCATCTGAAATCTTGGGCTGAATCCACTGAGTCATCGATAGACTGAAGGTCTAATCGCGTACTGATTGAGGATCGGTGTCAATGGCCCCGATTTGCGTCAGTAGACGTGTGGAAAGTCGACTTTGAAACGTTAGCGCGTTGCACAGACTGCCCCATTGACTTTGGCCTGTGTGCCCTATTGATCTTGGATTATATGTTTTGGCTAAAGAGTCTATTTTCTTAATAAAAATGATTAATCAAACAGTAGTAACCTAGATGTTTTTGGCACGGTGGATGGTTTGTCCTAAACTtcaccagccaactagatttttGAAATGGGAGTTGGATTTCCAAATGATGTTTTACCTGCCAAGACAAACATCACAGCCAGAGCCggcattttgctgtttttttttttttttttgtgttaaatatTATCATCATATTCATATAAATCGTCTTGTTTTTCTCAGGTTCATGGAACCCGAAGCAACAACATGTGCATCATGAGCGGACTGACGCAGATGGTCAAAGAGGGCGGCACGAGGTCGCTGTGGCGAGGCAATGGGGTCAACATCATTAAAATCGCCCCCGAATCGGCCCTCAAGTTCATGGCTTATGAGCAGGTACtattacacccccccccccccacccccaaactGTATCTCATCCTGCAGCTAACGTTcattagagcagtggttctctaCCTTTTTGACACCAGTACTATATAGAGTACACACATATCTCTATATTAGAAATGTTTACAGTCGATACTGACAGGACACAGAATAATTGATGCTGTGCTCTCAGCTCCTGATGTCACTTTTGCTAACGGccgtctttctcctcttctctcaacTGATTTTTTCCAGATCAAGCGTCTGATTGGCAGCGATAAGGAGACGCTGAGCATCCTGGAGCGTTTCGTCGCCGGCTCCATGGCAGGAGTCATGGCCCAGAGCTCCATCTACCCCATGGAGGTGATTATCTTTTATGATTAGatctacacacaaaaaaatacataaataaaggCTTTGAGGAACCTTTTAGGGGTTCTTCAGATTGTAACAGTAAAAAGTTCCTTGAAATACCTTGACGGGACTTTCATGAAACTCTTAAATGGGCGTTTTTTTAGGGATATTTATTAAGGGAAAATGACATTATCTCCTAGTTTTcggggtgtaaaaaaaaaaaaaaggttttataaTCACAACGTGTATTTCCAATATCAATGCATTAATTTCTTGTTGTTTAATCTGCCCCCCAGGTCCTGAAAACACGTCTTGCTCTGAGGAAGACGGGACAGTACTCTGGTATCTCAGACTGTGCGAAGCAGATCTTCAGGCGAGAAGGTCTGGGGGCGTTTTACAAAGGCTACGTCCCGAACATGCTGGGCATCATCCCCTACGCAGGCATCGACCTGGCCGTGTACGAGGTGAGCAGTCGGCGCTATGCAAACTCTGATgctttaacttttatttttgcCCCTTTTTTTTGTGGTATTATCCGTTTTTATCTCTGTGCTTccatgttttatcactgtgccaACAAACTTAAACTCAACACAGACTTTTGCTTATTGTGTTTCTCACTTCTAATCGGAGAAGGAAAGTTTGACTTTTCCGGGCCGCGGTGGCCGGATTACAAAATTCACCACGTTTACACTATTTTACCTGCCGGTGTTTTTACtctgcacagtgataaaacatagaagtGTTAAAaccacagtgataaaacacaggaaatggaaaaagattATTTGTGCAGGTGATATTTAAAAAGCCAATGGGGCTTATagaaacatctcacctcaacaTGAACCAATAAAAAAAGTAAAGggctgagactgagttacataACAGAATCTAAATGGCGCAATATGATGGGAAAACAGCCAAAAGCACAGAAGTGAACGGCGGAGTAGGCAAACTCACCAGCCGGTCAGAACACGCCGCCACGTGGCCGGTGTTTTCATTTCTCTGGTTCTCATcgtttttgttttctcccctcctcAGACTCTGAAGAACAGCTGGCTGCAGCAGTACGGCACCAACAGCACGGACCCCGGCGTGTTCGTGCTGCTGGCCTGCGGCACCGTGTCCAGCACCTGTGGCCAGCTGGCCA encodes the following:
- the slc25a25a gene encoding calcium-binding mitochondrial carrier protein SCaMC-2-A; its protein translation is MLGLCLYVPVPNSDPIEVEYFESNGLPSELKSLFKLSVFLPSQEFSTYRRWRKKTLKREEKGPDGQLDIEEFVHYLQDYEKDLKLVVKTLDRKNAGRIDSKEFMQSLRDLGVHISQQHAEKVLNSMDKNGTMTISWNEWSNYPMVEKTESIPEIILYWKHSTIFDVGENLMVPDEFTTEEKLTGMWWRHLVAGGGAGAVSRTCTAPLDRVKVMMQVHGTRSNNMCIMSGLTQMVKEGGTRSLWRGNGVNIIKIAPESALKFMAYEQIKRLIGSDKETLSILERFVAGSMAGVMAQSSIYPMEVLKTRLALRKTGQYSGISDCAKQIFRREGLGAFYKGYVPNMLGIIPYAGIDLAVYETLKNSWLQQYGTNSTDPGVFVLLACGTVSSTCGQLASYPLALVRTRMQAQATLEGSQQVSMTGLFRQILQTEGPTGLYRGLAPNFMKVIPAVSISYVVYEHLKASLGVTSR